DNA sequence from the Streptomyces sp. NBC_01497 genome:
TGGTCGGCACGGGAGGTATCGCCCGCTCCAGCCATCTCCCCGCCTTGCGGACCCTGGCCGCGGAAGGGGCGACGGACGTCGTGGCCGCGGTCGACGTCGACGGCGGGGCCGTGCGCGCGTTCGCCGACGAGTTCGGGATCGCCCACGCGGGCACGGACCTTGACGCGATGCTGGCCGAAGTGCGCCCGGACCTCGTCGTGTTGTGCACGCCGCCCGCCGTGCACCGGCAGCAGTCCGTGGCCGCGCTCCGCGCCGGGGCGTGGGTCTGGTGCGAGAAGCCGCCGTGTCCCTCACTGGCCGACTACGACGCCGTGCAGGGCGCGGAGAAGGGCGGCGACGCCGACCCGTACGCGTCGATCGTCTTCCAGCACCGCTTCGGCTCGGGCGCCCGGCACGTGCGCCGCCTCCTGCACGACGGCGCGTTCGGCCGGCCGCTGGTGGCGCACTGCCAGACCACCTGGTACCGGGACACCGCCTACTACGCCGTTCCATGGCGGGGCCGTTGGGCCACCGAGGGCGGCGGCCCGGCCATGGGGCACGGCATCCATCAGACGGACCTGCTGCTGGATCTGATGGGCCCGTGGCAGGAGGTGCGCGGCATGGCCGCCCGGCTCGTCCACGACGTGGAGACCGAGGACGTCTCCACCGCGCAGGTCCGCTTCGACAACGGCGCCCTCGGCACGGTCGTCAACAGCGTGCTGAGTCCCGACGAGGTCAGCCGGATCCGTATCGACTGCGAGCTGGCGACGATCGAGCTGACCCACCTGTACGGCTACCGCAACGCGGACTGGCGCATCACCCCGGCCCCCGACGTCCCCGAACCCACCGTGGCCCGCTGGCGCGACTTCGGCGAGGACGAACCGAGTTCGCACCTCGCCCAACTGCGGGCTCTCGTCGCCGACATCAACGCCGGCCGACGCCACGCGACCAGCGGCGCGGGCGGCCGGCGGACGCTCGAATTCATCACCGCCCTGTACAAGTCCGCGTTCTCCGGCTCGCCCGTCCGCGCGGGTGATGTCGGCCCTGGCGACCCCTACTACACCGAACTGCACGGCGGTGCTCCGGGCTGGGCACCGGCCGGCTCCCGCGAGGAAGAGGACCACGCATGACCCTGGCACTGACCCACGCCCACGGAGACCGGATCACCGTGGCCCACGAGGCCACCGGAACCGAACTGTTCGCCTACGTGTACCGCCCCGAGGCCGCATGGGAGGCCCCCAAGCCCTACCTGCACCCCATCAGGACCCTGTCGGGCGCCATCGTCACCGACTACCGGCCCAACGACCACCGGTGGCACAAGGGCTTGCAGCTGACCGCCTCCCACCTGTCGGGGCAGAACCTGTGGGGCGGCAACACGTACGTGCACGGCGAGGGGTACCTGGCCCAGCCGGAGAAGGTCGGCTCGATGGCGCACGTCGCCTTCGAGGAGGTCTCCGTCGCGGGCGACCACGCCGTCATCGCCGAGCGTCTGACCTGGCACCCGCACGACGGGGAGCTCTGGGCCGAGGAGGAGCGCCGCATCGAGGTGTCCGCCGTCGACGCGGCGGAGGCCGGGAGCTGGTCGCTGACCTGGACCTCCGCTGTCGTCAACCGGCGCTCGGAGCCGCTGCGCTTCGGCAGCCCCACGACCCACGGGCGCCCGGCAGCCGGATACACCGGCCTGTTCTGGCGCGGGCCGCGAGCCTTCCGTGACGGCCAGGTCTTCGGCGCCGAGCCGGGCGGTGGCGACCTGATGGGGACCCAGGCCGACTGGCTGGCCTACGTCGGTGAGCACGACGCGCGCGACGGCCACGCCACGATGATCTTCGAGCACGCCCCCGCCAACGACCACCGGGGCGAGAAGGGGACGCATCCGGCGCACTGGTTCGTGCGCAGTGACCCGTTCGCGGCGGTCGCACCGTCCTGGGCCTTTCACGACGAACTCGTCCTCGCCCCCGGCGACCGACTCACCCGCGGCTACCGCGTGACCGTCGCGGACGGCGCCTGGGACCGCGAACAGGTCGTCGCGCACCTGCGAGGACACGCGTGGTGAGCGCCACGTACGACGGCTTCCCCGGGGCGGTCGCAGTGTCCCGGCTCCGGGTGTACGACTGGCCCACCCCCGACGACCGGCCCGGCGGCGGCACCCCGCACCTCCACCTCACGTGCACCGAGGGGTACGTCGTGACGGCGGGCCGGGGAACGGTGCAGACCCTGACCACCTCCGGCTGCACGGAGAGCCCCCTCGGGCCGGGCACCGTCGCCTGGTTCACACCCGGCACGATCCACCGCCTCACCAACGACGGCGGCCTGGAGATCACCGTCGTGATGCAGAACAGCGGCCTGCCCGAGGCAGGCGACGCGGTGCTCACCCTGCCGCAGGACCTCCTCGCCGACCCCGGCACGTACGCGGACGCGGTGCGGATCCCGGCCGACGTTCCCGAGGCCGCACAGGTGCGGGCCGCCCGCGCCCGCCGGGACCTGGCGACCCGCCGTTTCCTGGAGCTGCGCCAGGCCACCGAGAGCGGTGACCCGCAGCCGCTGGCGGCCTTCCACCGGGCCGCCGCCGCGCTGGTGCGGCCCCGCCTCGACGCGTGGGAGGAGCGCTGGCGCCAGGGCGCGCTCGCCGCCGCACAGGCGACAGGAACCCAACTCGACGCCCTGCGCCGGCAGGACGCGCGCCATCTCACCGAGGCCCGGGTCGTCTCCACCGGGGCCACGGCCCGGGGACGGTTCGGCATGTGCGGCCGTCTGGACGTCTATCCGGGGATCTGACCGCGCCGCCCGCCCCGGGGCGCCGGCCGAGCACCTGCCCTCCTCGGAGAGGGCCCGGCCGGCCGCCCGGGCCCTCCCGACCCTGCTCCCGTCCGCCCATCCGCGTCCTTCCGGAAGGCACCCATGCCCGAACCCCGAAGCGGCGGGCACCGACTCCCCAGCCGCCGTGCCGTCCTGGCCTCGGCCGCCGTCGGTCTCACCACCGCCATGACCCCCGCACTCTCCGCCTGTTCCGCCGCGAGCGGTGGAACGTCCGGCGGTATCACCCTCACCTTCACCTGGTGGGGCAACGATGACCGTGCCGCGCGGACCGTGCGGGCCGTGCGGCTGTTCGAGAAGGAACACCCGGGCGTCACCGTCCGTACGTCGAACGGGGACTTCGGTTCCTACCTGCAGAAACTGGCCACCCAGGCGGCCGGCGGCGGCGTACCCGACGTGGTCCAGCTCGACTACCGGCAGATCTCCCAGTACGCGGAAGGCAAGGCCATCCTGCCGCTGGGAGACGCCGTCGAGGACGGCACGATCCGTACGTCCGAGATGGACAGGGGGCTGCTGAGCACCGGCACCTACGAGGGCCGGCAGTACGCCCTGCCCATGGGCCGCGGCATCACCGGGTACGCCTACGACTCCGCTCTCTACACGAAGGCCGGCATCGCCACGCCCCGGCCCAGCTGGACCTGGCAGGAGTGGGCACGGGACAACAGGAGGATCGCCGCCCTGGGTCTCAGGTCCCCCGACGGGCGCCCCGTAACCGGCGCCAACGACGGCGGAACCAACGAGGACGTCTTCGAGGACTGGCTGCGCAGCCGCGGTGGGCGGCTCTACGCGAGCCAGACCCGCCTCGGGTTCACCGAGGACGACCTCACCGCCTTCTGGACCTTCTTCGACACACTCCGCAGGGAAGGCGCCGTCGCAGCCGCGGGGGACACGGCGCAGGCGATCAGCACCGAGACCTCCCCCATCGGCCGGGGGCTCTCCGCCGCCGACTTCACCTGGGACGCACCGTTCCCCGGCTATCCGGCACTGCTCGGCGACGGCATCCGCTTCGCACCGGTCCCCACGACCGGCGGCCGCGCGGGCTCGTACTTCAAGCCCTCGATGCTCGTCGGCGTCGGAGCGCACAGCCCGCATCCGAAGGAGGCCGCGCAACTGGTCGACTTCCTCCTCAACGACCTGCGAGCCGGCGACATCCTCGGCTTCAGCCGGTCCACACCCCCCAACCGGACGGTCGCCGGCCGCGTCGCCAAGACCCTCAAGGGAGCGGAGCGAGAGATCTACCAGTACGCGGTGATGATGGAGAAGTACGGCCTGCACGCGCCACCGAACGCACCACCGCGGGGCGATCTGGCGATCCAGACCGCCTTCACCCGGGAGTACCAGCGGGTGATGTACGGGCTCGCCACTCCCCGGCAGGCAGCCCGCGAACTCATCGACGAGGCCAACAGGGAGCTGAGGTCATGAGCACGGTGTCGACCAGCGCGCCCGCACGCGCCGACCGTACGCAGGTACCGCGGTCACCCGCCCCGCGCCGCCGCGGCAAACGTGAACAGCGGTGGCCGGCCTACGTGTTCCTCTCACCGTGGATGATCGGCGCGGTCGTGCTGACCCTCATCCCCATGGCGGTGTCCCTGTACCTGTCGTTCACGGACTACAACCTGTTCGACCCGCCGCACTGGGTGGGCCTGCGCAACTACACCGAGATGCTGACCCAGGACCCCCGCTACTGGCGCTCCGTCGGTACGACACTGCTGTACGTCGTGATCGCCGTACCCCTCAAGCTGGGCTTCGCGCTCGGCGCGGCGATGCTTTTGAAGAACCTCGGACGAGGCCGCGCCTTCTACCGTTCCGCCTTCTACGCGCCGTCCCTGCTCGGGGCGAGCATGTCCATCGCCCTGGTCTGGAAGGCGCTGTTCAACGACGGCGGCTCGGTCTCCGGCGTCCTGGACGCCGTCGGCATCCACACCGGCGGCTGGGTCGGCAATCCCCACCTGGCGGTGTACGCGGTCGTCCTGCTGACGGTGTGGCAGTTCGGCGCCCCCATGGTGATCTTCCTGGCGGGGCTGCAGCAGATATCGCCCGACCTCTACGAGGCTGCCGCACTGGACGGCGCGAGCCGTTGGCGGCAGTTCGTCTCCATCACCGTGCCGATGCTGTCCCCGGTCGTCTTCTTCAACCTGGTACTGGAGATGATCCAGTCCTTCCAGGTGTTCACCCCGGCGTTCGCGATCAGCGGCGGCAACGGCGGTCCCGCCGACTCGACGATGTTCTACACCCTGTACCTCTACGAACGCGGCTTCACCGCCTCGCACATGGGTTACGCCGCCGCGATGGCATGGCTGCTGCTGATCGCCATCGGCGTCGTCACGCTGATCCTCTTCAGGACGTCCCGGTCCTGGGTCTTCTACGCGGACGAGGAGGGATGATGAACCTCACCGCCAAGCGCTGGCTGCCGCACACGGTGGCCGTCGTGGCCCTGATCCTTCTGCTGTACCCCGTGGTGTGGCTTCTCGCCACGTCACTCAAACCGGCGGACGAGGTGGTGACCAGCCTCAACCTGTGGCCGGGACACCTGGAGTGGTCGAACTACACGACCGCCCTGGACGGCGTGTCCGGTGTCTCCGTCACCCGCCTGCTCGGCAACACCCTGCTGATCGCGGGGGGCGCCGTCGTCGGCAACGTCCTGTCCTGCTCCCTCGCCGCGTACGCCTTCGCCCGGCTGCGCTTCCGCATGCGCAAAGGGATGTTCACCTTCATGGTGGCGACCCTGATGCTCCCGCAGCACGTCGTGCTGATCCCGCAGTACATCATCTTCAACCGGCTGGGCATGGTGGACACGTTCTGGCCGCTGATCCTGCCCAAGTTCCTCGCCACCGACGCGTTCTTCGTCTTCCTCATCGTCCAGTTCATGCGCGGGCTGCCGCGCGAACTGGAGGAGTCCGCGCGCATCGACGGCTGCGGCGCGTTCCGTACCTACTGGGCCATCACGCTGCCGCTGAGCCGGCCCGCACTGATCACCACGGCCATCTTCACCTTCATCTGGACGTGGAACGACTTCTTCACGCAGATGATCTACCTGTTCGCGCCGGAGAAGGCCACCATCACCCTGGCCCTGCGCAGCTTCGTCGACCAGTCCAGCACCTCCGCGTACGGCCCCATGTTCGCCATGTCGGTCATCTCCGTGCTGCCGATCGTGCTGTTCTTCTTCGTCTTCCAGCGCTACCTGGTGCAGGGCCTGGCCACCTCCGGACTGAAGGGCTGACCCATGACGATCCAGGTCCCCCCACCCTCCGCCCCGGTTCGCCGGGAGCCCGGTGAGATCTTCGGGAACGGCTTCACCCTCTTCGCCGACATGCTGCTCGTGGGCCTGCTCACCAGCGCCGCGTGCCTGCCGGTCGTCACGGCGCCCGCCGCGTTCGCCGCGGCGTCGGCGACGCTGCGGCCGGCCACCGGCCTCGGTGCGCCGGTCAGGACCACCACGTACCTCACGCACCTGCGCGCCTTCCTGTCCGTCGCCTCACTTGCCGCCGGTCTCCTACCGCCGGTGCTGGTGGCGATCGTGCTGGTCGATGTGGGACTGCTGGACAGCGCGCTGCCCGGAGCGCATGCCGTGGCCATCGCGCTCGTCCTGCTGGTCCTGGGCACCACCGTCGTGGCGCTGCGCGCCTGCGCGCTGGAGGCCCCGCACCGCCTGTCCGTGCGGGAGGGCCTGCTGCGGTCGGCGGCCGACCCGAGGGGAACCCTCCTCCTGGCGGGCGGCGCGCTGCTGGCCGCTCTCCTCGCCTGGTCGATCCCCCTGCTGATTCCGCTCCTGCCCGGCCCCCTGGCCTTCGCCGCGACGGTCGTGGACATCCGCTCCACACCACACGGGGGCACCGACTGAGCCGGCGGCGCCTGGCCTGCGCCCCGAAGAGGGGCCCGCGCGGCGGGCGGCGGGCGCTCCCGCGCGGCCTCTCAGGCTTTCGACGGGGCCGAGCACCACTCCATCCTCTCGCGACGGGCACGTAGTTGAGGGCGCGGGGCGGAATACGACTGCGGTGGCCCCGAGACGGGTGGGACACCACCTGGGACTCGCGTCGGGTGAGCAGGGTTTCGGCGGCACGCAGCGTTACTGCTCCACAGAGGCTGAGCCGGAGCGCCATCTCGTGAACAAAGCCAGACAGGTGCCGAGGGGAGATCCGGGGGCCGGGCGGACGAGGTGGGTGCGTACCGGCGGCTCGGGACGCACAGCGCGTCGGGACGGCAACGAACCTACAGGGAAGACGAGTTCACAGTTTTCGGGTGTCGCGGGGTTCGGCGTAGGGCTCGTCGCCCGGGGGATGGCCGGTGTCGATGGCGTGTCCGCGTTCGAGTTCGGCGTTGAATTCCAGCCCGAGCAGGATCGCGATGTTGGTGATCCACAGCCAGATCAGCGCGACGATGGGGGTGGCGAAGGCGCCGTAGGTCTTGTTGTAGCTGCTGAAGTGAGCGACGTAGAGAGCGAACAGGGCGGAAGCGATAATCCAGATGACCACCGCCACGACGCCGCCGGGAATCACCCGCCGGAAGCTCCGTTTGACGTTGGGGGCGGCCCAGTACAGCAACATGATGACCAGGACGATCAGGATGAGCATCGCGGGCCACTTGGCGTAGTTCCACACGGTCAGTGCCGTATCGCCCAGGCCCAGAATGGATGCCGCTTTGGTGGCCAGAGGGCCGGTGAAGGCAGCACCGATCGCCGTGA
Encoded proteins:
- a CDS encoding Gfo/Idh/MocA family protein, whose translation is MSSHRPNAPLRTAVVGTGGIARSSHLPALRTLAAEGATDVVAAVDVDGGAVRAFADEFGIAHAGTDLDAMLAEVRPDLVVLCTPPAVHRQQSVAALRAGAWVWCEKPPCPSLADYDAVQGAEKGGDADPYASIVFQHRFGSGARHVRRLLHDGAFGRPLVAHCQTTWYRDTAYYAVPWRGRWATEGGGPAMGHGIHQTDLLLDLMGPWQEVRGMAARLVHDVETEDVSTAQVRFDNGALGTVVNSVLSPDEVSRIRIDCELATIELTHLYGYRNADWRITPAPDVPEPTVARWRDFGEDEPSSHLAQLRALVADINAGRRHATSGAGGRRTLEFITALYKSAFSGSPVRAGDVGPGDPYYTELHGGAPGWAPAGSREEEDHA
- a CDS encoding PmoA family protein, which codes for MTLALTHAHGDRITVAHEATGTELFAYVYRPEAAWEAPKPYLHPIRTLSGAIVTDYRPNDHRWHKGLQLTASHLSGQNLWGGNTYVHGEGYLAQPEKVGSMAHVAFEEVSVAGDHAVIAERLTWHPHDGELWAEEERRIEVSAVDAAEAGSWSLTWTSAVVNRRSEPLRFGSPTTHGRPAAGYTGLFWRGPRAFRDGQVFGAEPGGGDLMGTQADWLAYVGEHDARDGHATMIFEHAPANDHRGEKGTHPAHWFVRSDPFAAVAPSWAFHDELVLAPGDRLTRGYRVTVADGAWDREQVVAHLRGHAW
- a CDS encoding cupin domain-containing protein; protein product: MSATYDGFPGAVAVSRLRVYDWPTPDDRPGGGTPHLHLTCTEGYVVTAGRGTVQTLTTSGCTESPLGPGTVAWFTPGTIHRLTNDGGLEITVVMQNSGLPEAGDAVLTLPQDLLADPGTYADAVRIPADVPEAAQVRAARARRDLATRRFLELRQATESGDPQPLAAFHRAAAALVRPRLDAWEERWRQGALAAAQATGTQLDALRRQDARHLTEARVVSTGATARGRFGMCGRLDVYPGI
- a CDS encoding ABC transporter substrate-binding protein, which codes for MPEPRSGGHRLPSRRAVLASAAVGLTTAMTPALSACSAASGGTSGGITLTFTWWGNDDRAARTVRAVRLFEKEHPGVTVRTSNGDFGSYLQKLATQAAGGGVPDVVQLDYRQISQYAEGKAILPLGDAVEDGTIRTSEMDRGLLSTGTYEGRQYALPMGRGITGYAYDSALYTKAGIATPRPSWTWQEWARDNRRIAALGLRSPDGRPVTGANDGGTNEDVFEDWLRSRGGRLYASQTRLGFTEDDLTAFWTFFDTLRREGAVAAAGDTAQAISTETSPIGRGLSAADFTWDAPFPGYPALLGDGIRFAPVPTTGGRAGSYFKPSMLVGVGAHSPHPKEAAQLVDFLLNDLRAGDILGFSRSTPPNRTVAGRVAKTLKGAEREIYQYAVMMEKYGLHAPPNAPPRGDLAIQTAFTREYQRVMYGLATPRQAARELIDEANRELRS
- a CDS encoding carbohydrate ABC transporter permease; translation: MSTVSTSAPARADRTQVPRSPAPRRRGKREQRWPAYVFLSPWMIGAVVLTLIPMAVSLYLSFTDYNLFDPPHWVGLRNYTEMLTQDPRYWRSVGTTLLYVVIAVPLKLGFALGAAMLLKNLGRGRAFYRSAFYAPSLLGASMSIALVWKALFNDGGSVSGVLDAVGIHTGGWVGNPHLAVYAVVLLTVWQFGAPMVIFLAGLQQISPDLYEAAALDGASRWRQFVSITVPMLSPVVFFNLVLEMIQSFQVFTPAFAISGGNGGPADSTMFYTLYLYERGFTASHMGYAAAMAWLLLIAIGVVTLILFRTSRSWVFYADEEG
- a CDS encoding carbohydrate ABC transporter permease, with translation MNLTAKRWLPHTVAVVALILLLYPVVWLLATSLKPADEVVTSLNLWPGHLEWSNYTTALDGVSGVSVTRLLGNTLLIAGGAVVGNVLSCSLAAYAFARLRFRMRKGMFTFMVATLMLPQHVVLIPQYIIFNRLGMVDTFWPLILPKFLATDAFFVFLIVQFMRGLPRELEESARIDGCGAFRTYWAITLPLSRPALITTAIFTFIWTWNDFFTQMIYLFAPEKATITLALRSFVDQSSTSAYGPMFAMSVISVLPIVLFFFVFQRYLVQGLATSGLKG
- a CDS encoding YihY/virulence factor BrkB family protein, translated to MREFKADNLTDWAAALTYYGVLAVFPALLALVSILGLVSPSTIDSLIKNLSDNAPGAVRTVLVTALQQLKGGQGAALAALIIGVLLALWSASGYVAAFMRASNVVYDIGEGRPVWKTLPVRLAITAAVMIILAVTAIGAAFTGPLATKAASILGLGDTALTVWNYAKWPAMLILIVLVIMLLYWAAPNVKRSFRRVIPGGVVAVVIWIIASALFALYVAHFSSYNKTYGAFATPIVALIWLWITNIAILLGLEFNAELERGHAIDTGHPPGDEPYAEPRDTRKL